The following are encoded together in the Phocoena sinus isolate mPhoSin1 chromosome 11, mPhoSin1.pri, whole genome shotgun sequence genome:
- the BRPF1 gene encoding peregrin isoform X1, which translates to MGVDFDVKTFCHNLRATKPPYECPVETCRKVYKSYSGIEYHLYHYDHDNPPPPQQTPLRKHKKKGRQSRPANKQSPTPSEVSQSPSREVMSYAQAQRMVEVDLHGRVHRISIFDNLDVVSEDEEAPEEAPENGSNKENTETPAATPKSGKHKNKEKRKDSNHHHHHNASASTTPKLPEVVYRELEQDTPDAPPRPTSYYRYIEKSAEELDEEVEYDMDEEDYIWLDIMNERRKTEGVSPIPQEIFEYLMDRLEKESYFESHNKGDPNALVDEDAVCCICNDGECQNSNVILFCDMCNLAVHQECYGVPYIPEGQWLCRRCLQSPSRAVDCALCPNKGGAFKQTDDGRWAHVVCALWIPEVCFANTVFLEPIDSIEHIPPARWKLTCYICKQRGSGACIQCHKANCYTAFHVTCAQQAGLYMKMEPVRETGANGTSFSVRKTAYCDIHTPPGSARRLPALSHSEGEEEEEEEEEEGKSWSSEKVKKAKAKSRIKMKKARKILAEKRAAAPVVSVPCIPPHRLSKITNRLTIQRKSQFMQRLHSYWTLKRQSRNGVPLLRRLQTHLQSQRNCDQVGRDSEDKNWALKEQLKSWQRLRHDLERARLLVELIRKREKLKRETIKVQQIAMEMQLTPFLILLRKTLEQLQEKDTGNIFSEPVPLSEVTELDEVPDYLDHIKKPMDFFTMKQNLEAYRYLNFDDFEEDFNLIVSNCLKYNAKDTIFYRAAVRLREQGGAVLRQARRQAEKMGIDFETGMHIPHSLAGDEASHHTEDAEEERLVLLENQKHLPVEEQLKLLLERLDEVNASKQSVGRSRRAKMIKKEMTALRRKLANQRETGRDGPERHGPSSRGSLTPHPAACDKDGQTDSAAEESSSQETGKGLGPNMSSTPAHEVGRRTSVLFSKKNPKTAGPPKRPGRPPKNRESQMTPSHGGSPVGPPQLPIMGSLRQRKRGRSPRPSSSSDSDSDKSTEDPPMDLPANGFSGGNQPVKKSFLVYRNDCSLPRSSSDSESSSSSSSSAASDRTSTTPSKQGRGKPSFSRGTFPEDSSEDTSGTENEAYSVGTGRGVGHSSKYACPKPGVLGAQCQGLARPRIADPPPLSHSCEVVRKSLGRGAGWLSEDEDSPLDALDLVWAKCRGYPSYPALIIDPKMPREGMFHHGVPIPVPPLEVLKLGEQMTQEAREHLYLVLFFDNKRTWQWLPRTKLVPLGVNQDLDKEKMLEGRKSNIRKSVQIAYHRALQHRSKVQGEQSSETSDSD; encoded by the exons ATGGGGGTGGACTTTGACGTGAAGACTTTCTGCCACAACTTGCGGGCAACTAAGCCACCGTATGAGTGCCCTGTGGAGACCTGCCGCAAGGTCTACAAGAGTTACAGTGGTATTGAGTACCACCTGTACCACTATGACCATGACAACCCACCGCCCCCACAGCAGACTCCACTCCGAAAGCACAAAAAGAAGGGGCGCCAGTCACGCCCAGCCAACAAGCAGTCACCCACCCCCTCAGAGGTATCCCAGTCGCCCAGCCGTGAGGTGATGAGTTACGCACAGGCCCAGCGCATGGTGGAGGTGGACCTGCATGGCCGCGTCCACCGCATCAGCATCTTTGACAACCTGGATGTGGTGTCAGAAGATGAGGAGGCCCCTGAGGAGGCCCCTGAGAACGGCAGCAATAAGGAGAACACTGAGACACCGGCTGCTACTCCCAAGTCAGGCAAGCATAAGAACAAGGAGAAGCGCAAGGACTccaaccatcaccatcaccacaatGCTTCTGCAAGCACCACTCCCAAGCTGCCAGAGGTGGTATACCGGGAGTTGGAGCAGGATACCCCTGATGCCCCGCCCCGGCCAACTTCCTATTACCG GTACATCGAGAAGTCGGCGGAAGAGCTGGATGAGGAAGTAGAGTATGACATGGATGAGGAGGACTACATCTGGCTGGATATCATGAACGAGCGGCGGAAGACGGAGGGTGTGAGTCCCATTCCGCAGGAAATCTTTGAGTACTTAATGGACCGGCTGGAGAAAGAGTCCTACTTTGAGAGCCACAATAAAGGCGACCCCAATGCACTCGTGGATGAAGATGCAGTGTGCTGTATCTGCAATGATGGTGAGTGCCAGAACAGCAATGTCATCCTCTTCTGTGACATGTGCAACCTGGCTGTGCACCAGGAGTGCTACGGTGTCCCCTACATCCCTGAGGGCCAGTGGCTGTGCCGCCGCTGCCTACAGTCACCCTCCCGTGCTGTGGACTGCGCCTTGTGCCCCAACAAGGGTGGTGCCTTCAAGCAGACAGATGATGGGCGCTGGGCCCATGTGGTGTGTGCCCTATGGATCCCTGAGGTCTGCTTCGCCAACACGGTCTTCCTGGAGCCTATCGACAGCATCGAGCACATCCCGCCAGCTCGCTGGAAGCTGACCTGCTACATTTGCAAACAGAGGGGCTCAGGGGCCTGCATCCAGTGCCACAAGGCCAACTGCTACACAGCCTTCCATGTGACGTGTGCCCAGCAGGCCGGCCTTTACATGAAGATGGAGCCTGTGCGGGAGACGGGTGCCAATGGCACCTCCTTCAGCGTCCGCAAGACTGCCTACTGCGACATCCATACGCCTCCAGGTTCAGCACGCCGCCTGCCTGCCCTGTCCCACAgcgagggggaggaggaggaggaggaggaggaggaggagggtaaGAGTTGGAGCTCAGAGAAGGTCAAGAAGGCCAAGGCCAAGTCCCGGATCAAGATGAAGAAGGCGCGGAAGATCTTGGCGGAGAAACGGGCAGCAGCACCTGTGGTGTCTGTGCCCTGCATCCCACCACACAG GCTCAGTAAAATCACTAACCGCCTGACCATCCAAAGGAAGAGCCAGTTCATGCAGAGGCTGCACAGCTACTGGACGCTAAAGAGGCAGTCACGGAATGGGGTCCCACTGCTGCGTCGCCTGCAGACACACCTGCAGTCTCAGAGGAACTGTGACCAAGTTGGG AGAGATTCTGAAGACAAGAACTGGGCCCTCAAAGAACAGCTCAAGTCCTGGCAGCGGCTTCGGCACGACCTGGAGCGAGCCCGGCTGCTGGTGGAGCTGATCCGCAAGCGGGAGAAACTCAAAAGGGAGACG ATCAAGGTCCAGCAGATTGCCATGGAGATGCAGCTGACCCCTTTCCTCATCCTCCTTCGAAAAACCCTGGAGCAGCTCCAAGAGAAGGACACAGGCAACATCTTCAGCGAGCCGGTCCCTCTGTCTGAGGTAACCGAATTGGACGAA GTACCTGACTACCTAGACCACATCAAAAAGCCTATGGACTTTTTCACCATGAAGCAGAACTTGGAGGCTTACCGCTACCTGAACTTTGATGATTTTGAGGAGGACTTCAACCTCATCGTCAGCAACTGCCTCAAGTATAATGCCAAGGATACCATCTTCTACCGGGCAGCAGTGCGGCTCCGTGAGCAGGGTGGTGCTGTGCTCCGCCAGGCCCGGCGCCAGGCAGAAAAAATGGGCATTGACTTTGAGACGGGCATGCATATCCCCCACAGCCTGGCTGGAGACGAGGCCTCACACCACACCGAAGATG CAGAGGAAGAGCGGCTGGTCCTGCTGGAGAACCAGAAGCACTTGCCGGTGGAAGAGCAGCTGAAGCTGTTGCTCGAGCGGCTGGATGAGGTGAATGCCAGTAAGCAGAGCGTGGGCCGCTCAAGGCGTGCAAAGATGATCAAGAAAGAGATGACGGCACTGCGGCGCAAGCTTGCCAACCAGCGGGAAACTGGACGGGATGGGCCTGAGCGGCATGGCCCCTCCAGCCGGGGCAGCCTGACACCCCACCCGGCAGCCTGTGACAAGGACGGGCAGACAGACAGTGCCGCCGAGGAGAGCAGCAGCCAGGAGACAGGCAAAG gccTGGGTCCCAACATGTCCTCAACCCCCGCACATGAGGTGGGCAGGAGAACCTCAGTTCTGTTCTCCAAAAAGAACCCGAAGACAGCTGGACCGCCCAAGAGGCCGGGCCGGCCCCCCAAAAACCGGGAGAGCCAGATGACCCCCAGCCACGGAGGCAGTCCTGTGGGGCCCCCCCAGCTCCCCATCATGGGCTCCCTGCGTCAGCGCAAGCGGGGTAGGAGCCCTCGGCCCAGTTCGAGCTCAGACAGCGACAGTGATAAATCCACAGAAGACCCCCCAATGG ACTTACCAGCCAACGGCTTCAGCGGTGGAAACCAGCCAGTAAAGAAGAGTTTCTTGGTGTATCGTAATGACTGCAGCCTTCCTCGGAGCAGCTCTGACTCTGAGtccagcagcagtagcagcagcagcgcTGCCTCAGACCGGACCAG CACAACACCTTCAAAACAAGGCCGGGGCAAGCCCTCCTTCTCTCGGGGCACGTTCCCAGAGGATAGCAGTGAAGATACCTCAGGCACTGAGAACGAGGCCTACTCCGTGGGCACTGGCCGCGGCGTGGGCCACAGCAGTAAGTACGCCTGCCCAAAGCCAGGGGTTCTGGGGGCCCAGTGTCAGGGCCTTGCCAGACCCCGGATTGCTGATCCGCCCCCTCTCTCCCATTCCTGTGAAGTGGTAAGGAAGAGTCTGGGCCGGGGAGCTGGCTGGCTGTCAGAGGATGAGGACTCCCCACTGGATGCTCTGGACCTGGTGTGGGCCAAATGCCGAGGGTATCCATCATACCCAGCTCTG ATCATTGATCCAAAGATGCCCCGGGAAGGTATGTTCCACCATGGGGTTCCCATCCCTGTGCCCCCACTGGAGGTGCTGAAACTTGGGGAACAGATGACCCAGGAAGCCCGAGAGCATCTCTACCTCGTCCTGTTCTTTGACAACAAGCGAACCTG GCAGTGGCTGCCCAGGACTAAGCTGGTTCCTCTGGGCGTGAACCAGGACCTTGACAAGGAGAAGATGCTGGAGGGCCGGAAATCCAACATCCGCAAGTCAGTACAGATCGCCTACCACAGGGCTCTGCAGCACCGCAGCAAGGTGCAGGGCGAGCAGAGCAGTGAGACCAGCGATAGTGACTGA
- the BRPF1 gene encoding peregrin isoform X5: protein MGVDFDVKTFCHNLRATKPPYECPVETCRKVYKSYSGIEYHLYHYDHDNPPPPQQTPLRKHKKKGRQSRPANKQSPTPSEVSQSPSREVMSYAQAQRMVEVDLHGRVHRISIFDNLDVVSEDEEAPEEAPENGSNKENTETPAATPKSGKHKNKEKRKDSNHHHHHNASASTTPKLPEVVYRELEQDTPDAPPRPTSYYRYIEKSAEELDEEVEYDMDEEDYIWLDIMNERRKTEGVSPIPQEIFEYLMDRLEKESYFESHNKGDPNALVDEDAVCCICNDGECQNSNVILFCDMCNLAVHQECYGVPYIPEGQWLCRRCLQSPSRAVDCALCPNKGGAFKQTDDGRWAHVVCALWIPEVCFANTVFLEPIDSIEHIPPARWKLTCYICKQRGSGACIQCHKANCYTAFHVTCAQQAGLYMKMEPVRETGANGTSFSVRKTAYCDIHTPPGSARRLPALSHSEGEEEEEEEEEEGKSWSSEKVKKAKAKSRIKMKKARKILAEKRAAAPVVSVPCIPPHRLSKITNRLTIQRKSQFMQRLHSYWTLKRQSRNGVPLLRRLQTHLQSQRNCDQVGRDSEDKNWALKEQLKSWQRLRHDLERARLLVELIRKREKLKRETIKVQQIAMEMQLTPFLILLRKTLEQLQEKDTGNIFSEPVPLSEVTELDEVPDYLDHIKKPMDFFTMKQNLEAYRYLNFDDFEEDFNLIVSNCLKYNAKDTIFYRAAVRLREQGGAVLRQARRQAEKMGIDFETGMHIPHSLAGDEASHHTEDAEEERLVLLENQKHLPVEEQLKLLLERLDEVNASKQSVGRSRRAKMIKKEMTALRRKLANQRETGRDGPERHGPSSRGSLTPHPAACDKDGQTDSAAEESSSQETGKGLGPNMSSTPAHEVGRRTSVLFSKKNPKTAGPPKRPGRPPKNRESQMTPSHGGSPVGPPQLPIMGSLRQRKRGRSPRPSSSSDSDSDKSTEDPPMDLPANGFSGGNQPVKKSFLVYRNDCSLPRSSSDSESSSSSSSSAASDRTSTTPSKQGRGKPSFSRGTFPEDSSEDTSGTENEAYSVGTGRGVGHSMVRKSLGRGAGWLSEDEDSPLDALDLVWAKCRGYPSYPALIIDPKMPREGMFHHGVPIPVPPLEVLKLGEQMTQEAREHLYLVLFFDNKRTWQWLPRTKLVPLGVNQDLDKEKMLEGRKSNIRKSVQIAYHRALQHRSKVQGEQSSETSDSD from the exons ATGGGGGTGGACTTTGACGTGAAGACTTTCTGCCACAACTTGCGGGCAACTAAGCCACCGTATGAGTGCCCTGTGGAGACCTGCCGCAAGGTCTACAAGAGTTACAGTGGTATTGAGTACCACCTGTACCACTATGACCATGACAACCCACCGCCCCCACAGCAGACTCCACTCCGAAAGCACAAAAAGAAGGGGCGCCAGTCACGCCCAGCCAACAAGCAGTCACCCACCCCCTCAGAGGTATCCCAGTCGCCCAGCCGTGAGGTGATGAGTTACGCACAGGCCCAGCGCATGGTGGAGGTGGACCTGCATGGCCGCGTCCACCGCATCAGCATCTTTGACAACCTGGATGTGGTGTCAGAAGATGAGGAGGCCCCTGAGGAGGCCCCTGAGAACGGCAGCAATAAGGAGAACACTGAGACACCGGCTGCTACTCCCAAGTCAGGCAAGCATAAGAACAAGGAGAAGCGCAAGGACTccaaccatcaccatcaccacaatGCTTCTGCAAGCACCACTCCCAAGCTGCCAGAGGTGGTATACCGGGAGTTGGAGCAGGATACCCCTGATGCCCCGCCCCGGCCAACTTCCTATTACCG GTACATCGAGAAGTCGGCGGAAGAGCTGGATGAGGAAGTAGAGTATGACATGGATGAGGAGGACTACATCTGGCTGGATATCATGAACGAGCGGCGGAAGACGGAGGGTGTGAGTCCCATTCCGCAGGAAATCTTTGAGTACTTAATGGACCGGCTGGAGAAAGAGTCCTACTTTGAGAGCCACAATAAAGGCGACCCCAATGCACTCGTGGATGAAGATGCAGTGTGCTGTATCTGCAATGATGGTGAGTGCCAGAACAGCAATGTCATCCTCTTCTGTGACATGTGCAACCTGGCTGTGCACCAGGAGTGCTACGGTGTCCCCTACATCCCTGAGGGCCAGTGGCTGTGCCGCCGCTGCCTACAGTCACCCTCCCGTGCTGTGGACTGCGCCTTGTGCCCCAACAAGGGTGGTGCCTTCAAGCAGACAGATGATGGGCGCTGGGCCCATGTGGTGTGTGCCCTATGGATCCCTGAGGTCTGCTTCGCCAACACGGTCTTCCTGGAGCCTATCGACAGCATCGAGCACATCCCGCCAGCTCGCTGGAAGCTGACCTGCTACATTTGCAAACAGAGGGGCTCAGGGGCCTGCATCCAGTGCCACAAGGCCAACTGCTACACAGCCTTCCATGTGACGTGTGCCCAGCAGGCCGGCCTTTACATGAAGATGGAGCCTGTGCGGGAGACGGGTGCCAATGGCACCTCCTTCAGCGTCCGCAAGACTGCCTACTGCGACATCCATACGCCTCCAGGTTCAGCACGCCGCCTGCCTGCCCTGTCCCACAgcgagggggaggaggaggaggaggaggaggaggaggagggtaaGAGTTGGAGCTCAGAGAAGGTCAAGAAGGCCAAGGCCAAGTCCCGGATCAAGATGAAGAAGGCGCGGAAGATCTTGGCGGAGAAACGGGCAGCAGCACCTGTGGTGTCTGTGCCCTGCATCCCACCACACAG GCTCAGTAAAATCACTAACCGCCTGACCATCCAAAGGAAGAGCCAGTTCATGCAGAGGCTGCACAGCTACTGGACGCTAAAGAGGCAGTCACGGAATGGGGTCCCACTGCTGCGTCGCCTGCAGACACACCTGCAGTCTCAGAGGAACTGTGACCAAGTTGGG AGAGATTCTGAAGACAAGAACTGGGCCCTCAAAGAACAGCTCAAGTCCTGGCAGCGGCTTCGGCACGACCTGGAGCGAGCCCGGCTGCTGGTGGAGCTGATCCGCAAGCGGGAGAAACTCAAAAGGGAGACG ATCAAGGTCCAGCAGATTGCCATGGAGATGCAGCTGACCCCTTTCCTCATCCTCCTTCGAAAAACCCTGGAGCAGCTCCAAGAGAAGGACACAGGCAACATCTTCAGCGAGCCGGTCCCTCTGTCTGAGGTAACCGAATTGGACGAA GTACCTGACTACCTAGACCACATCAAAAAGCCTATGGACTTTTTCACCATGAAGCAGAACTTGGAGGCTTACCGCTACCTGAACTTTGATGATTTTGAGGAGGACTTCAACCTCATCGTCAGCAACTGCCTCAAGTATAATGCCAAGGATACCATCTTCTACCGGGCAGCAGTGCGGCTCCGTGAGCAGGGTGGTGCTGTGCTCCGCCAGGCCCGGCGCCAGGCAGAAAAAATGGGCATTGACTTTGAGACGGGCATGCATATCCCCCACAGCCTGGCTGGAGACGAGGCCTCACACCACACCGAAGATG CAGAGGAAGAGCGGCTGGTCCTGCTGGAGAACCAGAAGCACTTGCCGGTGGAAGAGCAGCTGAAGCTGTTGCTCGAGCGGCTGGATGAGGTGAATGCCAGTAAGCAGAGCGTGGGCCGCTCAAGGCGTGCAAAGATGATCAAGAAAGAGATGACGGCACTGCGGCGCAAGCTTGCCAACCAGCGGGAAACTGGACGGGATGGGCCTGAGCGGCATGGCCCCTCCAGCCGGGGCAGCCTGACACCCCACCCGGCAGCCTGTGACAAGGACGGGCAGACAGACAGTGCCGCCGAGGAGAGCAGCAGCCAGGAGACAGGCAAAG gccTGGGTCCCAACATGTCCTCAACCCCCGCACATGAGGTGGGCAGGAGAACCTCAGTTCTGTTCTCCAAAAAGAACCCGAAGACAGCTGGACCGCCCAAGAGGCCGGGCCGGCCCCCCAAAAACCGGGAGAGCCAGATGACCCCCAGCCACGGAGGCAGTCCTGTGGGGCCCCCCCAGCTCCCCATCATGGGCTCCCTGCGTCAGCGCAAGCGGGGTAGGAGCCCTCGGCCCAGTTCGAGCTCAGACAGCGACAGTGATAAATCCACAGAAGACCCCCCAATGG ACTTACCAGCCAACGGCTTCAGCGGTGGAAACCAGCCAGTAAAGAAGAGTTTCTTGGTGTATCGTAATGACTGCAGCCTTCCTCGGAGCAGCTCTGACTCTGAGtccagcagcagtagcagcagcagcgcTGCCTCAGACCGGACCAG CACAACACCTTCAAAACAAGGCCGGGGCAAGCCCTCCTTCTCTCGGGGCACGTTCCCAGAGGATAGCAGTGAAGATACCTCAGGCACTGAGAACGAGGCCTACTCCGTGGGCACTGGCCGCGGCGTGGGCCACAGCA TGGTAAGGAAGAGTCTGGGCCGGGGAGCTGGCTGGCTGTCAGAGGATGAGGACTCCCCACTGGATGCTCTGGACCTGGTGTGGGCCAAATGCCGAGGGTATCCATCATACCCAGCTCTG ATCATTGATCCAAAGATGCCCCGGGAAGGTATGTTCCACCATGGGGTTCCCATCCCTGTGCCCCCACTGGAGGTGCTGAAACTTGGGGAACAGATGACCCAGGAAGCCCGAGAGCATCTCTACCTCGTCCTGTTCTTTGACAACAAGCGAACCTG GCAGTGGCTGCCCAGGACTAAGCTGGTTCCTCTGGGCGTGAACCAGGACCTTGACAAGGAGAAGATGCTGGAGGGCCGGAAATCCAACATCCGCAAGTCAGTACAGATCGCCTACCACAGGGCTCTGCAGCACCGCAGCAAGGTGCAGGGCGAGCAGAGCAGTGAGACCAGCGATAGTGACTGA